From Bradyrhizobium symbiodeficiens, the proteins below share one genomic window:
- a CDS encoding ABC transporter substrate-binding protein, producing the protein MRNGKLHLATALALALSISAANAQKKYDPGASDTEIKVGQTMPFSGPASAYSSIGKTQAAYFKMINDQGGVNGRKINLIQYDDAYSPPKAVEQIRKLVESDEVLLTFQIIGTPVNAAVQKYLNAKKVPQLFAATGASRFTDPKNFPWTMGFNPNYFVEGRIYGQYILKEHPNAKVGVLYQNDDLGKDYLNGIKAGLGDKAAKMIVTEASYEVSDPTVDSQVLKIKDAGADLFFSASTPKQAAQAIKKIAEMGWHPVQIVDINATSVGAVLKPAGLDAAKGLISVNYGKEPLDPTWKDDAGLKKYFDFMAKYYPDGDKDSNFNTYGYSTAQLLVHVLKQCGDDLTRENVMKQAASVKDFATDTALPGIKVNTSPTDYRVNKQLQMMKFNGERWELFGPILEDSGTAG; encoded by the coding sequence ATGAGGAATGGAAAACTGCATCTGGCCACGGCGCTCGCTCTGGCGCTGTCGATTTCAGCGGCCAATGCCCAGAAAAAATATGATCCGGGCGCCAGCGACACCGAGATCAAGGTCGGACAGACCATGCCGTTCTCGGGGCCGGCGTCGGCCTATTCGTCGATCGGCAAGACGCAGGCCGCTTATTTCAAGATGATCAACGACCAGGGCGGCGTCAACGGCCGCAAGATCAATTTGATTCAGTACGACGACGCCTATTCGCCGCCGAAAGCCGTGGAGCAGATCCGCAAGCTGGTCGAGAGCGACGAGGTGTTGCTGACCTTCCAGATCATCGGCACGCCCGTGAACGCGGCCGTGCAGAAATATCTCAACGCCAAGAAGGTGCCGCAGCTGTTCGCTGCGACCGGCGCCTCGCGGTTCACGGACCCCAAGAACTTCCCGTGGACCATGGGCTTCAATCCCAACTACTTCGTCGAGGGGCGCATCTACGGTCAGTACATTCTGAAGGAGCATCCGAACGCCAAGGTGGGCGTGCTCTATCAGAACGACGATCTCGGCAAGGATTATCTGAACGGCATCAAGGCCGGCCTCGGCGACAAGGCCGCCAAGATGATCGTGACTGAAGCCTCCTACGAGGTGTCCGATCCGACCGTCGACTCGCAGGTCCTCAAGATCAAGGATGCCGGCGCCGACCTGTTCTTCAGTGCGAGCACGCCGAAGCAGGCCGCGCAGGCGATCAAGAAGATCGCCGAAATGGGCTGGCATCCGGTCCAGATCGTCGACATCAACGCCACCTCGGTCGGCGCGGTGCTCAAGCCCGCAGGCCTTGACGCCGCCAAGGGCCTGATCAGCGTCAACTACGGCAAAGAACCGCTCGATCCGACCTGGAAGGACGATGCCGGCCTGAAGAAGTATTTCGACTTCATGGCGAAGTACTATCCTGATGGCGACAAGGACTCGAACTTCAACACCTACGGCTACAGCACGGCGCAGCTGCTGGTGCATGTGCTGAAGCAGTGCGGTGACGATCTGACCCGTGAGAACGTCATGAAGCAGGCGGCCTCGGTGAAGGACTTCGCCACCGACACGGCGCTCCCCGGCATCAAGGTCAACACCTCGCCGACCGACTACCGCGTCAACAAGCAGCTTCAGATGATGAAGTTCAACGGCGAGCGCTGGGAACTGTTCGGCCCGATCCTGGAGGATTCGGGCACCGCGGGTTAG